GTGCATCTGCTGGTGCAGGCAGCACTGGCCGGTAGCGCCCTGATATTGCTGACGGCGCCCTGGTTGCCCTGGGAAGCGCGTTTGCTGGAGCTGGCGCGCTGGACGCTGGGGCTAAGCCTGGGGCTGGATTTGCTGGTAACCCTGCTGGGCGAGTTTGGGATGCCCCATGCTTCGGAGGTGGCGGCTCGGGCTGCGCATCGGATCACGCATGGTCCTTACCGGCACCATTTCTGGACCGGCAGCCTGTTGCTGGGGCATCTGGTGCCACTGGCGCTGCTGGCCTTCGGTGGACTCTGGGGGGAGGCTGCCGCCGGCCTGCTGGCCCTCGTGGGGCTCTACCTTTATGAGTACGCTTTTGTAATGGCTCCCCAGGAAATTCCCAATAGCTGAAGCGATGGCTACGACAACCCTGACTCAGCCCAGGTCGCTGCTGGAGCGTCTGCTGCTTCGATTGCAGCAAGCCACAGGCGCTGCAACCGAAACATCGGTTGCCTCCGAGAGGGCGTCGCAAACGTCTACCGAGGCAACGTCCTGGGGACCGCCTCGTTTTGCCGAAACCGACCGGACGCCCGAACCGGTGCAACTGCAAACGGTCGTGCATCCAGACGGCCGCATCAGTCAGTATCCGCCGCCTGACAAATGGGAAGACTGGGTCGAATGGGATGGACAGGCCTGGCCGCGGCGGGTGGCGCGTCGCTACACGCTGGTGCCGACCGTCTGCTTCAACTGCGAGAGCGCCTGTGGACTGCTGGCTTACGTGGATCGGGAGACGCTGGAAATCCGCAAGTTCGAGGGTAACCCGGTGCACCCCGGCAGTCGGGGACGAAACTGTGCCAAAGGGCCGGCCACCATCAACCAGATTTACGACCCGGAGCGCATTCTCTATCCGCTCAAGCGCGTGGGCAAGCGCGGCGAAGGCAAATGGAAACGAATTTCCTGGGAAGAAGCGCTCAATGAGATCGCCGAGAAGATGCGGGAGAGCCGGCTGCGGCGGCGGGATGGGATCATGTACCACGTCGGTCGGCCCGGCGAAGATGGCTATACGAACCGGGTCATTCAGGCCTGGGGCGTGGACGGCCACAACAGCCACACCAACATCTGCTCCTCCAGCGCGCGGCTTGGCTATACGCTCTGGAGCGGTATCGACCGGCCCAGCCCAGACCATGCGCACGCGCGGGTCATCCTGCTGCTGTCCAGCCATCTGGAGACCGGCCACTACTTCAATCCTCATGCCCAGCGGATCATTGAGGGCAAGGAGCGAGGGGCGAAGCTGATTGTGCTAGACCCGCGGCTCTCCAACACGGCTTCTAAGGCCGACATCTGGCTGCCGACCTGGCCGGGCAGTGAGGCCTACGTGCTGCTGGCCTGGGCAAACTATCTGATTCAACAGGATCGCTATGCGAAGGACTTCGTGCGGCGGTGGGTCAACTGGGAAGATACGCTCCAGGCGGTGGCCGAGGGCCAGTTGCCCATTGAGGATGCCGGGCTGCGGGAAGCTATTCGGCAGGCAGCGCCCCGCTTTTCGTTCGAACTCTTTGATCGGCTCCTGAAGCACCTGTACGCTCCCTTCACCCTGGAGCGGGCTGCTCGCGAGGCTCAGGTGCCGGTTGAGCGGCTTCGTGAAGCGGCCGAATACATTGCAGACTGCCAGGGGCGGCTGGCTACCCATAACTGGCGCAGCGCCTCGATAGGCAACCTGGGGGGCTGGCAGATCACGCGCGCGCTGTTCTTCCTGAATGTGCTAACCGGCTCGGTGGGCACAAAAGGTGGAACTGGCCTGAACGCCTGGCACAAGTTTGTCCCGCGTCCCTTTGACGTACCGCCTCCGGGAAATACCTGGAACGACCTGTTGCTGCCGCAGGAATGGCCGCTTGCCTTCTTTGAGATGAGTTTTCTGCTGCCCCACATGCTGCTGGAAGGGCGCGGCACCATCGACGTGTACTTTACGCGCGTGTACAATCCCCTCTGGATCAACCCGGACGGCTTCGTCTGGCTGCAGGCGCTGCTGGACGAGGAAAAAATCCGTTGCCATGTCGCCCTGACACCTACCTGGAATGAGACCGCCTGGTTTGCCGACTACGTGCTGCCCATGGGGCATGCGGGCGAGCGGCACGACCTGATGAGCCAGGAAACCCATGCCGGGCAATGGATTGCCTTCCGCCAGCCTGTTCGGCGCGTGGCAATGGAACGGCTGGGGCATTCGGTGCGCTACACCTACGAAGCCAACCCCGGCGAGGTGTGGGAAGAAAACGAATTCTGGATCGAACTTTCGGCGCGCATGGATCCAGACGGCAGTCTGGGCATCCGGAAGCACTTCGAGAGTCCCTATCGCCCGGGCGAAATTATTACGGTAGAGGAATACTATCGCTGGATCTTTGAAAACCAGGTGCCCGGTCTGCCCGAAGCAGCGGCGAAAGAAGGACTGACGCCGCTGGAATACATGCGCAAGTATGGCTGCTTTGAAGTAAAGCGGGACGTGTACCAGCCCTATGAGCGCGAGGTAGGACCTGAAGACCCCGGCGTCGAGGTTGATGGCGTGCGACGCGCTGGCTTCCCGACTCCCAGCCGTAAGCTGGAGTTCTTCAGCCGCACGCTCTATGAGTGGGGCTGGAAAGAACCGCGCTTTACAATCCCCTGGCCGCTGAAGAGCCACGTCCATCCTGACCAGATCGACCGCTCCCGTGGCGAGATGCTGCTGCTGCCTAACTGGCGGCTGCCTACGCTGATTCATACCCGCAGCGCCAACGCAAAATGGCTGTATGAGCTGAGCCACAAGAATCCCATCTGGATGCATCCTGAAGATGCGGCTCGCATTGGCGTGCGCACGGGCGACCTGGTACGGGTGGAGACGGAAATTGGCTACTTTGTGAACACGGTCTGGGTGACAGAGGGCATCAAGCCCGGCGTCATTGCCATGAGCCACCACCTGGGGCGGTGGCGGTTGAAGCCTGATCTGGGCGTCAATCGCCAGGCGTCTGCCTGGGTAGCACTGGAGGAGACCGGTCCCGGCCAGTACCGGCTGCGCCGGAAAGCCGGAGCGACGCCCTTTGAAAGCTGGGATCCCGACACGCGTCGCATCTGGTGGCAGGAAGTGGGCGTGCATCAGAACCTGACCCATGCGGTGCATCCCGATCCTGTCAGCGGCGCGCACTGCTGGCTTCAGAAAGCCGTGCGCGTAACGCGGGCGCAACCGGGCGATCAGCAGGGAGATGTCTGGGTAGACACCCGACGCTCCATGGAGCTGTACCGCCGCTGGGTAGCGCTCACGCGGCCGGCTGCGCGTTACAGCCCGGACGGCACGCGGCGTCCTTACTGGCTGAAGCGCCCGCTTAAACCCACCCGCGAAGCTTATCGGCTGCCAGATGCGGTCTTTACGCCGGCGGAACCCTATCCATCGCTCGAAGAGGCAGCGTCCCTCATTTCTGAGGATTTCCTGATAGGGCCCCGGCCGACCGATCCCGGGCGGCTCAACGCGGAAACCGACTCATGACCACCTTCGACCCGCAGTTGCTGGCCCAGCTCTATCACCGGCTGGGCCAGCTCCTTCTGGATGGACGGGCGTCCACGATCCGGCAGCTAACGGGCCAGTTGCCGGAGCTGGTCGAGGGCCTTTCAGAAACCGATCCGGAAGCGCTGGCGGCGGCCCACTATCACGTCCTGGGGCGCGAAGTGCCGCCCTACGCCAGCCTGTTCTGCGAGGTGGATCGACGCATCGGCGGGCAGACAACCGAACACTACCAGCGCCTGTATCGGGCGGCCGGATTTACGCTGGATCCTCGCCAGGAACCAGCCGACCATCTTGGACAGATCCTGCATTTCCTGGGCTTCTGTCTGGAGCAGGAACGCCCGGAACGTCAGGAAGCAGCCCGCCAGCTTCTGCACGGCGAAGGACTGGCATGGCTACCGGTTTTTGCATTTGCGGTGGCGCGTCAGCAGATTCCTTTTATGGATCGGGTAGTGGGGTTGGTTACCGAACTGATCCAGGCCCATCAGACCCTCCTATCTCCCCCTGCGCGAAGAGCGTCGTTGCCATGGCCTGATCCGGCTGTGCCCGGGCCTGAAGCAGGTCTGGCTCAGTTGGCTGCGTATCTGACCACGCCGGTTCGGTGTGGGTGCTATCTGAGTTTGGCCGATCTGCAACAGATAGGACGCCAGGTAGGCCTTCCGGTGGGCGTTGGCCCGCGCGTGCAGGTGCTGGAAACGTTGCTCCATACGGCTGCTCTGCATGGCCGGGCTCGTGCGTTGCTGGAAGCCCTGCTAGCCCTGGTCGAAGCGTGGCGGCAATACCTGGCAACCTGTGCGGACAAAGTAGGTGTCTGGCGTGAACGCCTGGAAGCTACCCGAAGACTTTTGCAGGCTGCCTGGGAGACGCTGGACTGAACGGGCTTTGGTTGCGTGAAGAACCTGGCAGTTAACTGCAAAGCGTACTACCTGGCCTTCCCCGTTGAATATAAAGGGCCCCGGCTTGAATTCTGGTTGCAGGTGTCCGACAGGACGTGTCTGCCTGGAGACCGGAGATAACGTTGCCCTCTAGCAAAGCGGACCGGCACATACCGTCCAGAGGGCGGTGGCCGTGGGAGTAGAGGCTGGAAAGGCAGTGCTGATTGACGCAGGTTTTCGGATCGGTGTTGCAGGGACGTCTGGCAGATAGATGGGATAACGTTGTGCTTTCGGGCCGTTTTGATGGCATGCGCCTGCCTGTTTCCTCCTGGCGAGAGCGGATGATCGGCGTGCTGACGCTCTTTACGTCGGGCGGTACGCTGATCTGCTGCGCGTTGCCGGCTGCGCTGGCGGCGCTGGCCGGTGGAGCCGCCGTGGCCTCGCTGGTATCGGCGTTTCCCTGGCTGATTCCTCTTTCGCAGCAAAAAGACTGGATCTTTCTGGGAGCCGGCGGACTGCTGCTGCTCAACGGGCTGCTGGTGTTTCGTCCGCAGAGCCGGCTGGCCTGTCGGATAGCCGGCGGCACCGGGTGCCAGGTGGCCGGACGCTTTACCCGCCTGACGTTCTGGGTAGCGCTGGGGATGTACAGCATCGGGGCCTTCTTTGCCTATGCGTTGACCCCCCTACTGCGCTGGCTGGAAAGCTGACGGTGACCAGGATGAAGCGCCTTCTGCCACAGATCATGGGTGGTCTGCTGGGATGGATGCTGGCCGGGTTCGGTCTGGACGGTCTGGCGCAGCCGCTTCCTCCTTTTCGCCATGAGCCTATTTTCGGACTGGGACCCCGAACGATCTGGCAGGGCGGCTGGGGGATTGAAGTCGGGGTGGACCGAAATCGGACGGTGCGGGCCGACCAGTGGCGGCTGGAATATGAAGTGCTCTACGGGCTGACCGTCAACTGGGCGACCACGCTTGTTCTGGAACAACCTGTTGATGGAGCGCCCGTGGATGTCTCGGTGCGCACCAAGTATCGGTTCTTCCGTCGGGATGTGCGCGGCGGGGTCTACCATGCCGCAGTACTGGGTGGGTTGGTGCTGGCAGAAGGTGCAGGCGCGCCAGAGGCTGTCCTGCTGGGACTTTCGGCCGCCTATGAAGGGCGGCGCTGGCTGCTATTCCTGACCGGACGGCAGCGGTTGGGCCAGCGGCCCGTGACGCGCTACGACGTGGCGCTGGGCGTGCGCCCCGTCCGAACCGGTTACTACCAACCCGACCTGGTGGTGATGGCCGAGGTGAACGGCCAGCTCTTTCGAGATCCCGTAGACCATCGCATGCTGGCCGCCGTCGGTCTGTGGCTGACCTACCGGAACTGGGCCTTTAAACCGGGAATCCAGTGGCCGCTATATCGCAGCCGAGGCGTAGAACCGCTCCGGTCCCGATGGGTCGGATCCATCGAAGTTCATTTTTAGCCCGATAACCAGATCGGAAAGAACGATGCGACTGCGTTTCCGCGTTGCTTCTGGCCTGTTAGTGCTATGGATGGGCGTAGGATTCTTACCAGCGCAGGGGCAGACCCGGGTGCCGGTGCCGGACGCCATCCTGTACGTCAAAGGCCTGGCCTGTCCGTACTGCGCCTATGGGCTGGAAAAGAAGCTGAAGCAACTTTCTATGGTTCGAGAAATTGAGGTGCAGATGGACGAAGGCCGGGTGCTGGTGGCCTTTCGGAAAGGACAGCGTCCCGACCCTGCTGCGTTTGAGGCCCTGGTTGCCCGCGTAGTGAAAGAAGCCGGATTCACCTTGGAGAAGGTGGAATATCCAGCCCGGCAGAACCTTTCTCGAAGGAAAGGCGGATCATGAAGCAGAGGCAAGCGTAAGGCAGGGAAAATCGCTTTTCTTCATCACCCATTCACGGAGGAGCCATGATGGTACGAATGCTTTCGCTTGCGGCCTTGCTGATGTGGCTGGGCGGGGTTGCCTATGCCCAGGAGAAGGAGACTGCTGCGCCGGACACCCTGAAGGCCGATGCAGTGATCTACATGAAAGGATTGACCTGTGAGATGTGCGCCCGCAGCGTATCGGTGGCGCTGCAGCGGGTCGAGGGAGTGGCCGACGTGCAGGTTTTTCTGGAGAAGCCGCAGCGGGCCTTGCTTACGCTGAAGGAAGACGCGCAGGTGAGCGAAAAGGCGCTGCGCACGGCCGTTGAAAAAGCCGGGTTTGAAGTCGAAGGAGTGCGCCTTCGCGGAAAGAAAAAGAAAGGCTCGTCTTAAGCATGCCGCGGGGGCTGACCCGGGGCGAGCTGGCCCGACGGGCGGGCGTTCGTCCCTCCACAATCCGCTACTACGAGGCCCAGGGATTGTTGCCCGCGCCGGCCCGGACATCGCGCGGCTACCGCATCTATACGGAGGAATATGTCGCGCGCCTGCGGTTTATTCGGCGGGCCCAGGCCCTGGGTTTTTCGCTGCGTACCATTCGGGAGCTCCTTGAGGTGGCGGCTGCAGGGAAAGAAACGGCAGCGATTGTCCGCCAGCAAGCCCTGCGGCACTTGCAAGAGGTGCGTCAGCGCCTTCAGGACTTGCAGCGGCTTGAGCAGGTATTGTCGCAACTGGTGGCCGCCTGCTTGGCGCGCCAGGAGGAAGGGTGTCCGATTTTGGAGGCCTTGCGAGCTGACGCTCCGCTCCCTTATGCGTCGGACCTCTCCGAAGCGGAGGCCTCGGCGCCTGGTACTTCTTTAAGGTAGGTGTCGGCCTGGCCCCATTGCCGCAGGATATGCAGGACTGCCCGGTGCGGGCTGAGGAAGAAGTGGTCTGCTCCCAGTTGGTCCACCAGGTGGCTCCGGCGCATGGTTTCCAGGACGGGTTCCTTAACGCCGGCAAAGTAGAGGGTCACTCCCTGTTCCTGAAGGATGCGGGCCGTTTCTTTGAGGGTGGCTGCGGCTGTGGTGTCTAGGTCGTTAATCGAAGAAGCATCCAGAATGACGGCTCGGATGGAGGGATCGTCGCGCGTGCGGGAAAGCAGCAGATCCTGCAAAAAGTCGGCATTGGCAAACGAAAACGACGCATCGATGCGCAGCAGGAGCAGTCCGGGAATGGGACGCGCTTCGGGATGATGGCGCATATCCCGAAATGACCGCGTGCCGGGCAGGTGGCCCAGTTCAGCTACGTTAGGACGGCTGATGCGATACATGATGGCTATGACCGAGGCCGCGATGCCGCTGAGCACGCCCTCCTGCACGCCCAGCAGCAAGGTGATGGCAAAGGTGAGCAGGGCGATGGCTCCGTCGGTGCGTTTGATGCGCCAGAGCGCGTGCAACCCGCGCAAATCCAGCAGGCCTACCGCGGCCACGATGATAATCGCCGCCAGGGCAGGTACGGGGAGGTAATAAAACCAGGGCGTGAAGAAAAGCAGCGTCAGGGCAACCACGCTGGCTGCAATGACATTGCTCAGCGGCGTGCGCGCTCCGGCCTGGGCATTCACGGCCGTTCGGGAGAAGCTACCAGAGACGGGCAGGCTCTGAAAAAAGCTGCCGGCCAGATTGGCGGCGCCCAGCGCGAAGAGTTCCCGGTTGGGACGAATGCTGTAGCGGTAGCGGGCAGCAAACGCTTTGCCCAGCGTGATGACGCTCATGAACTGCACCAGGGCCAGCGTCAGTGCCGTGGGAAAAAGCGATCCGAGCGCGGAAAAGTTGATTTCGGGCAGTGACCAGGTGGGCAGACCCCGGGGAATTTCACCAACGATGGCGACGCCTGTCTGCTCCAGCCGAAACAGCCACACCAGCAGCGTGGTCAGCAGCACCACAACCAGGGCGGCCGGCACGCGGGGCGCGTAGCGTTGCAGTCCAATCAACACCAGAATAGCGCCCAGGCCCAGCAGCAGGGTTGGCCAGTGGATGGCAGACAGATGGGTCAGCGCCTCCCAGAGTAGCCGATGTGGAGGAGCGCCGCGGGACAGAGACAGGCCCAGCAAGCTACCGAGCTGGCTGAAGGCAATGATGAGTGCAGCCGCCGACATGAAACCCGTCAGCACGGGACGGGAAAGCAGGTTGACCAGAAAGCCCAGGCGTGCCATGCCCATGATGAGCTGTAAGGCACCCACCAGGGCCGTCAGCAGAAGTACCAGCGCAAGATAGCGGGGCGATCCCGGCGAGGCCAGCGGAGTCAGACCGGCTGCCACAATAAGCATATCAATGGCAATAATGCCAGCGGCCAGATGGCGCGAAGTGCCCAGCAGGGCATACACCACCAGCGGGACCAGCGAAGCATACAGTCCATAGACAGGCGGAACCCCGGCCAGCAGCGCGTAGGCCATGCTCTGCGGAATGAGCATAATGCCGACGGTCAGACCGGCTGTCAGATCACCGCGAAAATAGGCTGCCTGGTAGTTGCGCAGCCAGGTTGCCGCCGGAACGAGCCGTTGCAGCCACGAACTATAAGCAACCGAGCGAAGCGAACGCGGCATCATCCTGTCTCATGGAAGTCCGGCCGGGCCTTACTGCCCGTTAAGGTAACAAAGATAATAACATGTGATAACAATTGCACGACAAAAACATTTCTGGCGTTTGAACCTGCGCGTCACGGTTCCGTTGCACAGTGATGAGGAAAAATGGCGACGGCTACTCGGGGCGGAGCCATGTTGGTGCTTTTTCGACGCGCGCAGGATCCGATAGCAGACGACATTGAGGAGCAACTGCGGGAGCTGGTGCTGGCGCATCGCGTGGTTCGGGTAGACAAGGCCGGGCGCCTGCCAGATGGGACCCTGCCAACGGCCTGGCCAGTGCTGGTCGAAGGTCGTAGCGCGCGTTATGAGGGGGCGAAAGCTATTCGGGCCTTTCTGGAGGAGCTGGCGCATGAGGTGCGGCTTAACCGGCAGTTTCAGGCGGACGCCTGCTATCTGGATCCTGACGACCCCTCCTGCTGTCTTTAATCCATGCGCTGCTGCCAGACCAGGCGTACCGTAGCGGCTGGACCCTGGTGGCCGGGGCCTTCGTGCAGCACTGGCGTTGCGTTTTCCAGCAGATGGAAGCCTTCGGGCGCGAAGTGCTGGCGGAGCTCGTCGGCGGTTACCATCCAGGTCGGGTCGGGCGGGCCACCACTGGGGTAGCCTTCGATGCGCTGCTCGGGCCGGAACCACTCAGCGATCAGGTACCCTTTGGGGCGCAGTATGCGGTGGACCAGAGCGTAGAGGATCGGGCGCGCCTCAGGCGGTAGATGCAGAAAGGTGATTACCACAGCATCCCAGGTGCGGTCAGGCTGCCAGCGAGTAACGTCGGCCTGGACCGTATCGACCGTTACACCCGCCTGCGTTGCCAGCTGGCGGGTTTTTTCCAGCCCGATCTCGGCGTAGTCGAGTGCTGTTACGCAAAAGCCCTGTCGGGCCAGCCAGACGGCATTCCGTCCCTCACCGGCGCCCAGCTCGATCACTTCGGCGCCGGGGCGGAGGTAGCGGGGGATGGTTTCCGCTATAAAAGCGTTGGGCGCGGTGCCATAGAAGAAGTCGGGGCTGGCAAATCGCTGGTTCCAGCGTTCAGGGTGCATCGTCGCACAGCGTGTTGAGGGGAATGCGGGACCACAGTACCCGGCCGGTCTGGAGCGCCGTCTGGGCCAGAGGTTGGCCGTTCCGAATTTCGTCGAGGGTGTAGGGAAAAAGGTCTAGGTCTACCGGAAACGTGGCAGGCAGATATGCGTCGATCCGCTTCAGGAAGGGTTGTTCGCTGGCGCGCAGCACAACGAGTAGATCCACGTCGCTGCCTATGCCGGCTTCGCCGCGTGCCCATGAACCAAAACAGACAACGGCCAGCACCTCTTCCCGTTGTCGGAGGGTTTCGGCCAGCGTCTGCAGGGCTGCTTCAACCTGAGGTCGGTCCAGTGAGAAGACCGTGACTGAACCGTAGGATCGCTTCTGCACAGCGGATGGCATGTTCGGCTTCCGGGCGGGTGAAAAATTCCGTGGGAGCCCCTTCGGCCAGTCCGTTGGGATGCCGGGTGGGAATGTAGAGCTTGTCCAGCGTTTTGGCGGCATTCAGGAGGGCTTCTTCGATAGAGAGCCCCTGGTCCTCGAGGGCCTGCAGCATGCGGGTTACGGAATGCCCCCAGGCTTGCTGTCCGCGTTGCTCAAAGACCGCCTTGAGGGCTTTTTCTGCCGCCTGCTGGGCGGCGAAGCAGGCCCATTCAAAATCTTCATCTGCAAGGGCATGGCGAGCGTGGCGCAGGTCGGCCTCGGCCTGTACCCACCAGTCACGGGCGCGTTGCATAAGACGGCGACATTTGCGGGCAACAGCTGATTTGGACCAGCCGTTGCCCGCAAACGTTCCGCCTCTATTCGACAGCGGCGCCGGCGCGGGCCAGGTCGTTGAAGCCGCCGATGTTGTAAAGCTTCCGGAAGCCCATGTCCCGGAGGATTTCGGCGGCGCGTTGACTCCGGCGGCCCGAGCGGCAGTAAAGATACACGGGCGCGTTGGGATCCAGGTTCAGCGCCTGGATGCGCTCCCGGAAGTCGGCAGCCAGTACGTTAACGTTCCGCGCGCCTTTCAGGTGACCTTGTGCGAATTCTTCGGGCGTGCGCACGTCGAGGATGACGGCCTCCGGGGTATACCGGGCCAGGAATTCCTCCGCCGATAGCCGCACAATGACGGCAGGGTTGGCCTGCTCCGTGGCCGGAGCGCTTTGCGTGGAAGCACGCTGCGGCGTGCAGGCCTGCAAGCCAGGAAGTAGCAGCAGCAACAGTAGGAGCAAACGCATAGGGCTTCTTCGGGGATTTTTAGCGTTCGATTTCGGCGCCAGCCTGAACCAGGGCTTTGAGGCTGCCGATATTGTACGCCTCAAGGCCGCGTTCGCGCAGCAACCGCGTGGCGTATTCGCTGCGGTTGCCGGAGCGGCAGTAGAGATAATAGGTACGGTCTGGGCGCAGGCGTGCAATTTTTTCCGGAAAGTCCGGGGCGCTGACGTCAAGGTTCCGCGCGCCTTTCAGGTGACCTTGTGCGAATTCTTCGGGCGTGCGCACGTCGATCACCACGTCTTCCGGGCGACGTCGGTGCAGGAAGACTTCCGGTCGCAGTTGATCCGGCCGGGTATGGCCGGGCGTTGGGCGCAGTCGTTCAAACAGTCGGGTCCACATGGTTGGTTTTCAACGGTTAGGGGTTATGGTTGGTGCGTTGCCACAGCGTGTCCGGCACAAAGACACTGTAGAGGCCCCGCAGGTCGCCGGGCTGAAAGTTGTAAGCGCGGTCATCCGGATAGCGCTGGACGATAAAGTCCGGGCGTTTTTCACGCGGGCCGTGGCAGGCCAGGCATTGCGGGCGCACGGTAATGCGGCGCAGGTAGCGCCAGCCGGGGGTGCCGTTCCAGGTGGCCCGTACCCAGAGGCTGTCGAGCGTAGGATCCGCTTCGAAGCGCGCGAAAAGCGCGGCAGCCTGGCTGTCTGGCCGGTGGGCTGGATTCCGGTATTTCACGGCCAGCTGTTGCACGACCCATCCGTGCTGCGCTGCCAGCCGGCGCGCCTGCTGCCCGACAGGCCGACAGACGCGGTTGAACGTCGCCTCGTTGATGGTTTCCTCGGCCGTGATGGTCTGGGCCAGGCTGGCCCGCAGCGCATCCAGCGCTCGAATGGCGTCTGCTACCTGCTGCCGGATCGGTTCAGGTGGCGCCTGCGGGGGCGTGCTCATGCGGCACGCGCTCAGCAGCAGGGCGGCTATCAGGACGACCGCGCGCATGATGCTATCCTCGGGTTGGATCAGGATGCAGTTGGCTCCGGTACATGCCGGTGAAGCCACTGGCGCACTGCCGGTTC
This DNA window, taken from Rhodothermus profundi, encodes the following:
- a CDS encoding Tll0287-like domain-containing protein, whose protein sequence is MRAVVLIAALLLSACRMSTPPQAPPEPIRQQVADAIRALDALRASLAQTITAEETINEATFNRVCRPVGQQARRLAAQHGWVVQQLAVKYRNPAHRPDSQAAALFARFEADPTLDSLWVRATWNGTPGWRYLRRITVRPQCLACHGPREKRPDFIVQRYPDDRAYNFQPGDLRGLYSVFVPDTLWQRTNHNP